Proteins encoded in a region of the Stieleria neptunia genome:
- a CDS encoding vWA domain-containing protein translates to MSATHWKNAPVLLAIGLAVAAMLGSGSNTLRAEQLSLDVGVSNPTMLAGEKQINHIRISLTGFDVPQNEKRPPVNTAIVIDQSGSMGGQKIVQARAAAIAAVRRLRDDDIVSIVLYSDSATVLVPATKATDRESIIQKIRSVNAGGSTALFAGVSKGAAEVRKFLDSDSVNRVILLSDGQANVGPKSPRELERLGASLVKEGISVSTLGLGLGYNEDLMSRLASAGSGNHMFVEQADDLVAVFQKEFNDLMSVVASDFKIHAKIGEGIRPVRVLNNKADISGQDIYIPLAQLYARQQRYFVIEVEVDAGEAGSKRPLASVTVEYQNMLSQTTDTLTSSIEIRFSDDKQAVARECDHETAAYCAIQLANEKNVQATALRDAGRIQEAKELLLGNSVQLQKLEDLYGAQLGEELSRELKRNAKLNQDQSVIIQSPAEWNYSRKAMRYEQSKNAAQQQMRVKKAPPADKN, encoded by the coding sequence TGCCGAACAGTTGTCATTGGACGTCGGGGTGTCCAATCCGACGATGCTGGCCGGGGAAAAGCAGATCAATCACATCCGCATTTCCTTGACGGGGTTTGACGTTCCGCAGAACGAAAAACGTCCGCCGGTGAACACGGCGATTGTGATCGACCAAAGTGGGTCGATGGGCGGTCAAAAGATCGTTCAAGCCCGCGCGGCGGCGATCGCAGCGGTCCGCCGGTTGCGCGATGACGACATCGTGTCCATCGTGCTGTATTCCGATTCTGCGACCGTGCTGGTGCCGGCCACCAAAGCCACCGATCGCGAATCGATCATCCAAAAAATTCGCTCGGTCAACGCCGGCGGCAGCACCGCCCTGTTTGCCGGGGTCAGCAAAGGGGCCGCCGAAGTCCGCAAGTTCCTGGACAGTGATTCGGTCAATCGGGTGATCCTGCTCTCCGACGGCCAGGCCAACGTGGGGCCGAAGAGCCCGCGTGAGTTGGAACGATTGGGGGCGTCGCTGGTCAAAGAAGGGATCAGCGTCAGCACGCTCGGACTCGGACTCGGATACAACGAAGACCTGATGAGTCGGTTGGCGTCGGCCGGCAGCGGCAACCACATGTTTGTCGAACAAGCCGATGATTTGGTAGCCGTCTTTCAAAAGGAATTCAATGACTTGATGAGCGTGGTGGCCAGCGATTTCAAGATTCACGCGAAAATCGGCGAGGGCATTCGTCCCGTCCGCGTGCTCAACAACAAAGCGGACATCAGCGGACAAGACATCTACATTCCGCTGGCCCAACTGTACGCCCGCCAACAACGCTACTTTGTGATCGAAGTCGAAGTCGACGCCGGCGAAGCGGGCAGCAAACGGCCGCTCGCCTCGGTCACCGTCGAGTACCAGAACATGCTCAGCCAGACGACGGACACGTTGACCAGCAGCATCGAAATTCGGTTCAGCGACGACAAACAAGCGGTGGCCCGAGAATGCGATCACGAAACCGCGGCCTACTGCGCGATCCAACTGGCCAACGAAAAGAACGTCCAAGCCACCGCACTGCGTGACGCCGGACGCATCCAAGAGGCCAAGGAGCTGTTGCTGGGAAATAGCGTGCAGTTGCAAAAACTCGAAGACCTCTACGGCGCCCAGCTCGGGGAGGAACTGTCCAGGGAACTGAAACGCAACGCCAAGCTCAATCAGGATCAATCGGTGATCATCCAGAGTCCGGCAGAATGGAATTACTCGCGCAAAGCGATGCGTTACGAGCAAAGCAAGAACGCGGCGCAGCAACAGATGCGAGTGAAAAAAGCTCCCCCGGCGGACAAGAATTAG